In Podospora pseudoanserina strain CBS 124.78 chromosome 5, whole genome shotgun sequence, a single window of DNA contains:
- a CDS encoding hypothetical protein (EggNog:ENOG502S3YY): protein MASNARYPRSNARRQSGNGNRGWMWQNKPSNSSSNGRDDEEDDCPPRPHNNKTYVSLISDDEDQEEEDGKTASQKRNVSYVDTPNNSPATKRIASSSASRTDRTPFAAASTALPASGFRTPPAPFHQNDTVTQLAARVHETQDENEKLRVRMAKFGMITAEKDAEIASLRAIIEENRQTAAKNSSTGIGPVQQNPNGQQQASQGPAKPCTSCGGTDTLKREVADFTVNLAKARSTVVHQHDEIKELREEVKTNKAALAEERAAAAQHKISIDQLTLNLEAEQATVKNLHTTLAENQATIDNLNQQLAAQSQELASKNQELDTQRQWCSTQGTELSEARATIADLKSQLAYKQHELEVARSQSEEDKTSMAELNIAIEDFKKQVANGQASLDNARTTLFVNGTIMQDLKDQVVATSKGDSSGGANKDKDKLPDLEAESLRVRLKDSEHEIETLKQRLDKAKKECEGFRTNYHKDQQEKENFGSNFKSVWEKEHEANTRVEGLEEELARQQRELVESEAELRQQQERVGECEARLEQQRQAFDQEKEMMETVIASLEDELTRLRSEAAPEMETLKATLQSVNEQLSRVQSERDEAVKDANGQRDMYQRQAGKLESSKKASDMSRAYVTSLKNQLATKGEQVAHLEEKVKDLEVELAACQNWAIEGEAQRVQAQEELQRHKAQDDKNLETIKQHEATIIQLDTEVAGQSQTIQTMQATIAELQAQLHPGNGPGNHAAMQAHIAHLESRIQQKDMELASAKEQLDRLFNQYNDLTHERAKLAESNKTLSAHINKLGAERDQVLHTLEATKAALLQAEDDADFFRRREKALEEGGDPEFAHMESEWAPKLRDAKAQHEEASRELERCRQKVEELQIQLQTVSRQKNETLQQLESSRGQLAKFQLTVEDLNSQLSKAAEGCMDPAVLSSLMEAGSTIDPVVKDMLQKAREIQSAGDIPRKDGNGVSSMEPTAHVAIVLPMALRAEPFPDCKLKSLKKEGLYKMIRDLEAEHERIDDAIRALIMRVRAEKIKTAALEKEVRVWKAISTTKDMLIDQATARLLGSPHGAEIKDHADIGFDLDFNERSPKPELDVEMIDVMPPRKSLVMTFGPTRKGYQCWKGDDLPGYDRLDVDASKQDRLGYLTGKGKSIFKYLEDRGCPPHPEVPGPSPGPIMVSAPHSEASMDIDDEETGSRYTASEIASSPLRPLAPSLRSSSSHPSPASLPPVELGVARRGGASSIHYEPPSTPSNTQSYTSAVYPAPTSTPSHRGFPRGRYTASRFRPSSAPAFAGPSYPPRRTSAPTSTPQSWAAGDFVEQDDIDMEVLGSGFTMESIEQPEELKPEPPTNKGKGKERAGSGPAEGYGVD from the exons ATGGCAAGCAACGCACGCTACCCGCGGAGTAACGCCCGCCGACAAAGTGGAAATGGAAACCGCGGATGGATGTGGCAGAACAAGccctccaacagcagcagcaacggccgtgatgacgaggaagacgattGCCCCCCTCGACCCCACAACAATAAAACCTATGTCTCGCTCATttccgacgacgaagaccaggaggaggaggacggtaAGACCGCTTCCCAGAAAAGAAACGTTAGTTACGTCGACACCCCCAACAATAGTCCAGCCACGAAGAGAATTGCTTCCTCGTCTGCTTCCCGGACCGATCGAACTCCCTTCGCTGCTGCCAGCACTGCACTTCCTGCCAGTGGTTTTCGGACGCCTCCTGCCCCGTTTCACCAGAACGACACAGTTACCCAGCTGGCTGCACGGGTACATGAGACGCAAGATGAAAATGAgaagttgagggtgaggatggctAAATTCGGGATGATCACGGCGGAGAAGGATGCAGAGATAGCCTCGCTCCGCGCGATCATTGAAGAGAACCGGCAAACGGCCGCGAAGAATTCTTCAACTGGTATCGGGCCGGTCCAGCAAAATCCCaatgggcagcagcaagcttcGCAAGGACCAGCTAAGCCATGCACCAGCTGCGGTGGTACCGATACGCTCAAGCGAGAGGTCGCCGACTTCACAGTCAATCTCGCCAAGGCGAGGAGCACTGTCGTCCACCAGCACGACGAGATCAAGGAACTTAGGGAGGAAGTCAAGACCAACAAGGCAGCTCTCGCTGAGGAGCGTGCTGCGGCAGCCCAGCACAAGATTAGTATCGACCAGCTTACTCTCAACCTGGAGGCTGAGCAAGCGACTGTCAAGAATCTCCACACCACCCTAGCCGAGAATCAGGCTACCATCGACAATTTGAACCAGCAGCTCGCCGCACAGAGTCAGGAGCTTGCCTCGAAAAACCAAGAGCTGGATACGCAGCGCCAATGGTGCTCTACCCAGGGCACAGAGCTTTCTGAAGCCCGAGCTACCATCGCGGATCTCAAGAGCCAACTCGCCTACAAACAACACGAGCTGGAAGTTGCCCGATCACAGTCGGAGGAAGACAAGACCTCCATGGCTGAGCTCAACATTGCCATTGAAGACTTCAAAAAGCAAGTGGCTAACGGCCAGGCGTCCCTCGACAATGCTCGCACCACCCTCTTTGTCAACGGCACAATCATGCAGGATTTGAAAGACCAGGTCGTCGCTACCAGCAAGGGCGACAGCTCTGGAGGCGCaaacaaggacaaggacaagcttCCGGACCTTGAGGCAGAGTCACTGAGGGTCAGACTTAAAGACTCTGAGCACGAGATTGAGACTCTGAAGCAACGGCTCGACAAGGCTAAGAAGGAGTGCGAGGGGTTCCGGACTAATTACCACAAAGACCAACAAGAAAAGGAGAATTTTGGAAGTAATTTCAAGTCTGTCTGGGAGAAGGAGCATGAGGCCAACACACGTGTCGaaggtttggaggaggaactGGCTCGTCAACAGCGGGAACTTGTTGAGTCTGAGGCTGAGTTgagacagcagcaagagagGGTTGGTGAGTGTGAAGCGAGACTTGAACAACAGAGACAAGCCTTTGATCAAGAAAAGGAAATGATGGAGACCGTGATCGCGAGTCTCGAAGACGAGTTGACCCGCCTCAGGTCTGAAGCAGCACCCGAGATGGAGACACTGAAAGCCACTCTCCAGAGCGTCAATGAGCAGCTTTCTCGCGTTCAGTCGGAGAGAGACGAGGCTGTCAAAGATGCGAATGGGCAAAGAGACATGTACCAACGCCAGGCTGGCAAGCTTGAGTCGTCAAAAAAGGCATCTGACATGTCTCGCGCTTACGTCACATCGCTCAAGAACCAACTCGCCACCAAGGGTGAGCAAGTCGCCCATCTTGAAGAGAAAGTCAAGGATCTCGAAGTTGAACTCGCCGCCTGCCAAAACTGGGCGATTGAGGGCGAGGCGCAGAGGGTGCAAGCGCAGGAGGAGCTTCAGAGGCACAAGGCGCAGGATGACAAGAATCTGGAGACGATCAAGCAGCATGAGGCAACCATTATCCAGCTCGACACAGAAGTGGCTGGTCAGTCACAAACCATACAGACAATGCAAGCTACCATTGCCGAGCTCCAAGCCCAGCTACATCCCGGCAATGGACCCGGCAACCACGCCGCTATGCAAGCCCATATCGCCCATCTCGAGAGTCGGATCCAGCAGAAAGATATGGAGTTGGCCTCAGCCAAGGAGCAACTCGACCGGCTCTTCAACCAATACAACGACCTCACCCACGAGCGGGCGAAACTGGCGGAGAGTAACAAGACATTGTCCGCGCATATTAACAAGCTAGGCGCGGAAAGGGACCAGGTGTTGCATACTCTCGAAGCAACCAAGGCCGCGCTGCTTCAGGCTGAAGACGACGCCGACTTTTTCAGAAGACGGGAGAAGGCTCTTGAGGAAGGGGGCGACCCGGAATTTGCGCACATGGAGAGCGAATGGGCGCCTAAACTTAGGGATGCCAAGGCTCAACATGAGGAGGCGTCcagggagttggagagatGTCGGCAGAAGGTTGAGGAGTTGCAGATACAGTTACAGACTGTCTCTCGGCAAAAGAACGAGACACTCCAGCAACTGGAATCCAGCAGAGGGCAGTTGGCTAAGTTTCAGCTCACCGTGGAAGACCTGAACAGCCAGTTGTCCAAGGCAGCGGAGGGCTGCATGGACCCAGCCGTGTTGTCCAGCTTAATGGAAGCGGGGAGCACGATCGACCCAGTGGTCAAAGACATGCTGCAAAAGGCAAGAGAGATCCAGTCCGCTGGTGACATCCCCAGAAAAGATGGAAATGGAGTTTCTTCCAT GGAACCCACTGCACATGTGGCCATAGTCCTCCCCATGGCCCTCCGAGCTGAGCCGTTTCCAGATTGCAAACTCAAGTCTCTGAAGAAAGAAGGCCTCTACAAGATGATTAGAGACCTAGAAGCAGAGCACGAGAGGATTGATGACGCGATCCGGGCTCTCATCATGCGTGTCAGGGCTGAAAAGATCAAAACGGCggcgctggagaaggaggtgagggtgtggaAGGCAATCTCAACGACAAAGGACATGCTGATTGACCAAGCTACGGCACGGCTTCTTGGTTCCCCTCATGGAGCGGAGATCAAGGATCATGCCGACATTGGCTTCGACCTCGACTTTAACGAGCGGTCCCCGAAACCGGAACTCGACGTAGAAATGATAGATGTCATGCCTCCTCGAAAGTCGTTGGTCATGACATTTGGCCCAACCCGGAAGGGGTACCAGTGCTGGAAGGGCGACGACCTCCCTGGCTACGATCGTTTGGACGTCGACGCCAGCAAACAGGACCGGCTCGGATACCTGACCGGCAAGGGGAAAAGCATCTTCAAGTACCTCGAAGATCGTGGTTGCCCTCCGCATCCAGAGGTTCCTGGTCCGTCTCCTGGACCTATAATGGTCTCGGCTCCCCATTCTGAGGCCAGCATGGACATTGACGACGAAGAAACAGGTTCGCGCTACACCGCCAGTGAGATAGCCTCCTCTCCGCTCCGACCATTGGCACCTTCGTTGCGTTCGTCAAGCTctcacccctccccagcttcGCTACCACCTGTGGAATTGGGCGTTGCTCGCCGCGGTGGTGCTTCCTCCATCCATTATGAGCCACCAAGCACCCCGAGCAACACCCAATCCTACACCAGCGCAGTGTACCCTGCCCCGACCTCTACTCCATCCCATCGAGGGTTTCCAAGAGGGAGATACACCGCCAGCAGGTTCAGACcatcctccgctccggcGTTCGCCGGACCAAGCTATCCTCCCCGTCGCACGTCTGCGCCCACTAGTACTCCTCAGAGTTGGGCTGCTGGTGATTTTGTCGAGCAAGACGACATCGATATGGAGGTCTTGGGGTCGGGTTTTACCATGGAGAGTATCGAACAGCCCGAGGAGCTAAAGCCAGAGCCTCCGACGAacaaggggaaagggaaggagagggcggggTCCGGACCGGCAGAGGGGTACGGGGTTGATTAA
- a CDS encoding hypothetical protein (EggNog:ENOG503NVT1; COG:I), translating into MPKFTFPVIYLSWISFIIFYLLCNPKSIPPCHCEQHSPKMPIDFHLSASQEGTYQAARSLARSLLMPARQTYLQHPPNSPLRFQSTQPTYAAAVSAGILKGQISPAHGGTGGTLIESAILVEECYSVEPSAALTIFATGLGLTPINLAAGPQHAEFLAPFLSGEGSPLASLVFSEPGGVANALEKGAPGFQTTARLEGDEWVINGEKMWATNCAGWDFKGCDLACVVCRDATTPLEEGQDPENKVMIVLVTRADLDRNGEGSFEVLRHVATPGHTSVSGPHVRYTNVRVPRKNVLCPAGQGAKVAFGAFDGSAVLVGAMGVGLMRAAFDAALKFAKEDNRGGAVPLLERQAFADLLSGVKIQTEAARALTWKAAHAMENGPGDYDARRELALAAKVFCSEAAVKACTDVINAVGISAYDLQRPFSDLLNTAVVLPIFDGGNVGIRRRHLQQLMLRPTYDAWTSTYGSLP; encoded by the exons ATGCCCAAGTTTACTTTCCCTGTCATTTATCTTTCATGGATTTCTTTCATCATCTTTTATCTCTTGTGTAACCCAAAGAGCATCCCTCCTTGTCATTGTGAGCAACATTCGCCCAAAATGCCCATTGACTTCCACCTGTCCGCTTCCCAGGAGGGAACTTATCAAGCTGCCCGGTCTTTGGCCCGCAGTTTGCTGATGCCAGCCCGGCAAACCTatcttcaacacccacccaacTCCCCTCTACGCTTCCAATCAACACAACCCACTTATGCCGCCGCGGTTTCTGCGGGGATTCTCAAGGGCCAAATCTCCCCTGCTCATGGAGGCACTGGCGGCACCCTCATTGAATCCGCCATCCTAGTAGAAGAATGCTACTCGGTCGAaccctccgccgccctcaCCATCTTCGCCACTGGTCTCGGCCTCacacccatcaacctcgctGCTGGACCTCAGCACGCAGAATTCCTTGCCCCTTTCCTCAGTGGTGAAGGTAGCCCCCTTGCGTCTCTGGTCTTTTCCGAACCAGGTGGCGTAGCCAATGCCCTTGAAAAGGGCGCGCCAGGTTTCCAAACAACCGCCCGACTGGAAGGAGATGAGTGGGTCATCAACGGAGAAAAGATGTGGGCTACTAACTGCGCAGGCTGGGATTTCAAGGGGTGTGATCTTGCTTGTGTCGTTTGCAGAGATGCTACTACTCCGTtggaagaaggacaagatcCAGAAAACAAGGTGATGATCGTTTTGGTTACGAGGGCTGATTTGGATAGGAATGGAGAGGGAAGCTTTGAAGTGTTGAGACATGTGGCTACACCGGGACATACGAGTGTATCGGGACCTCACGTAAGGTATACTAATGTCAGAGTTCCGAGGAAAAATGTACTTTGTCCGGCCGGACAGGGAGCAAAGGTAGCGTTTGGAGCCTTTGATGGGAGCGCTGTTTTGGTGGGGGCAATGGGGGTTGGCTTGATGAGGGCTGCTTTTGATGCTGCGCTAAAATTTGCCAAGGAGGACAACAGAGGAGGGGCAGTGCCACTGCTGGAGAGGCAGGCTTTTGCGGATCTGTTGAGCGGGGTAAAGATACAGACTGAAGCTGCGAGAGCACTGACATGGAAGGCTGCTCACGCTATGGAGAATGGACCGGGTGACTATGATGCCAGGAGGGAGCTGGCTCTGGCGGCCAAGGTGTTTTGCAGTGAGGCGGCTGTTAAGGCTTGTACGGATGTGATCAATGCAGTCGGGAT CTCGGCATATGACCTCCAAAGGCCATTCTCGGACCTCCTAAACACAGCTGTGGTGTTGCCGATCTTCGATGGCGGAAATGTTGGAATCCGTAGGCGCCATTT ACAGCAGTTAATGCTAAGACCGACATACGATGCCTGGACATCAACGTATGGTAGTTTGCCTTGA